The following proteins come from a genomic window of Anaerobutyricum hallii:
- a CDS encoding IS630 family transposase has product MQRKRSQWIETISGANAEHQIYLDESGINTNLTRHYAHAVHGKRAMDATPINTPAGTTVLSSIRLNGSLVYTTYQGGTTAQRFREYMGKQLIPSLEKDDVVIMDNMRSHHAKIVTELLDKAGISYLYLPPYSPDLNPIEKMWSKMKSFLRKRKVRVAAELPEAVKAALETISTNDCKGWFHASGICAN; this is encoded by the coding sequence GTGCAGAGAAAACGCAGTCAATGGATAGAAACTATATCTGGTGCAAATGCAGAACATCAAATATATCTCGATGAAAGCGGTATTAATACAAACCTCACAAGACACTATGCACATGCAGTACATGGGAAACGTGCCATGGATGCTACCCCGATCAACACGCCTGCCGGAACAACTGTTTTGTCATCCATACGGCTTAATGGCAGTCTGGTATATACTACGTACCAAGGTGGAACAACTGCACAGCGATTTCGTGAATATATGGGAAAACAATTGATACCGAGCCTTGAGAAAGACGATGTTGTAATCATGGATAACATGCGCTCTCATCATGCCAAAATAGTGACGGAACTTTTAGACAAGGCGGGGATCTCCTATCTATATTTGCCACCATACAGTCCAGATTTGAACCCTATTGAAAAAATGTGGTCAAAAATGAAATCCTTTCTCAGAAAGAGGAAAGTCCGTGTTGCTGCTGAACTACCTGAGGCTGTAAAAGCGGCCTTAGAAACAATAAGTACGAACGATTGCAAAGGGTGGTTCCACGCATCTGGAATTTGCGCTAATTAA
- a CDS encoding LytTR family transcriptional regulator DNA-binding domain-containing protein, translating to MRRDCSLVQLEDMLDRNLFIRISKSGIVNLMNVDSYKKGTINING from the coding sequence ATGCGAAGAGATTGTTCACTCGTGCAACTGGAAGACATGTTGGATAGAAATTTATTTATAAGAATTAGTAAAAGCGGCATTGTAAATTTAATGAATGTTGATTCTTATAAAAAAGGAACAATAAATATAAATGGATAA